A genomic stretch from Leptospira licerasiae serovar Varillal str. VAR 010 includes:
- a CDS encoding sterol desaturase family protein, which translates to MQAYFAEFFRSLLSPIRIVFLPSVKIYWFYILSSILITLLLIVWRSWKEKEFRSKDYLRENLSKKIWLHESALLDYKYYLINTFLFALFFSYFVVSGASVSAFVNGSLSKVFGETNYSFSSGTFFILIYSVLFWLANDFGRFFAHWLLHKTFLWEFHKLHHSAKVLNPLTVYRVHPVEAILVNSLGALCSGIVTGIAVFIFPNGINMLSFLGVNAGIFIFNLYANLRHSHIGLRFPKWFSKILLSPAQHQIHHSTNITLQNKNIGVSFAFWDILFGSLYIPEEGEAERTVFGLEEEEDTNFRNLFKIYFLPFGKLLNRIKETVFFSKHDPKP; encoded by the coding sequence ATGCAGGCATATTTCGCTGAGTTCTTCCGTTCTCTTCTTAGTCCGATCCGGATTGTATTTTTGCCTTCCGTGAAGATATATTGGTTCTATATATTGAGTTCGATCTTGATCACTCTTCTCTTGATCGTATGGCGAAGTTGGAAGGAAAAAGAATTCAGATCCAAGGATTATTTAAGAGAGAATTTATCCAAGAAGATCTGGCTACATGAATCCGCTCTTTTGGATTATAAGTATTATTTAATAAATACATTTTTATTCGCTCTTTTTTTCAGCTACTTCGTTGTATCTGGTGCAAGCGTATCCGCTTTCGTCAACGGATCTTTATCTAAAGTATTCGGAGAAACGAATTATTCTTTCTCTTCCGGAACTTTTTTTATTTTAATTTATTCCGTACTATTTTGGTTAGCAAACGACTTCGGTAGATTTTTCGCTCACTGGCTTCTTCATAAGACTTTTCTATGGGAGTTCCACAAATTACATCATTCTGCTAAAGTATTAAATCCTCTCACTGTGTATAGGGTCCATCCAGTGGAAGCAATCTTAGTAAATTCTTTAGGCGCCCTTTGTTCAGGGATCGTTACCGGTATTGCCGTTTTTATTTTCCCGAACGGGATCAATATGTTATCCTTTTTAGGCGTGAATGCCGGAATTTTCATATTCAACCTATACGCTAATTTAAGACATTCTCATATAGGTCTTAGATTTCCTAAATGGTTCAGCAAAATACTTTTAAGTCCTGCTCAACATCAGATCCATCACAGTACGAATATTACTCTTCAAAACAAAAATATAGGAGTCTCATTCGCTTTCTGGGATATTCTTTTTGGTAGTCTTTATATTCCGGAAGAAGGAGAAGCGGAACGTACCGTTTTCGGTTTGGAGGAAGAGGAAGATACCAACTTCCGTAATTTGTTTAAAATATATTTTTTACCATTCGGGAAATTACTGAATAGAATCAAAGAGACGGTCTTTTTTTCCAAACACGACCCTAAACCTTGA
- a CDS encoding helix-turn-helix transcriptional regulator, with amino-acid sequence MFATNSMQTDFHSHYAATLAISLQDNIRIETEKGKQEYRVALVGPNTYHKTVSPGVEMIALLIDPETYEYSSISEFVKVGEVRKLEISTFLPLIDKLWDLYYGKLNDKEAWELHLDLLRSVYPFQKLEKVMDDRIIQIANMIRNEMPDSIRMKEIGKNFSVSEDRLIRLFKENLGIPMRRYLLWVRILEAAKLLKEGKSLTEAAHYAGFSDSAHFTRTFKENFGFVPSLFFGHLKAIEVRFCESGDLI; translated from the coding sequence ATGTTTGCCACAAATTCCATGCAGACAGATTTTCACTCCCATTATGCTGCGACCTTAGCGATTTCCTTACAGGATAATATCCGTATCGAGACTGAAAAAGGAAAACAAGAATATCGTGTGGCATTGGTCGGGCCTAATACCTATCATAAGACTGTTTCTCCCGGAGTGGAGATGATCGCATTATTGATCGACCCGGAAACCTATGAATATTCATCCATCTCGGAGTTTGTAAAAGTAGGAGAAGTTAGAAAATTGGAAATTTCCACATTCCTACCTCTGATTGATAAACTATGGGATCTATATTACGGAAAGCTAAATGATAAGGAAGCCTGGGAATTACACCTCGATCTACTTAGGTCCGTATATCCGTTCCAAAAATTGGAAAAGGTAATGGATGATAGGATCATCCAGATAGCAAATATGATCCGTAACGAAATGCCGGACAGTATTCGGATGAAAGAGATAGGTAAGAATTTTTCCGTCTCGGAGGACAGGTTAATCCGCCTATTCAAGGAAAATTTAGGGATCCCGATGCGTAGATACTTATTATGGGTTCGGATCTTAGAGGCGGCAAAACTTTTGAAAGAAGGAAAAAGCCTTACGGAAGCCGCACATTATGCAGGTTTCTCCGACTCCGCTCATTTCACTCGGACCTTTAAGGAAAATTTCGGATTTGTGCCTTCTCTATTTTTCGGACATCTAAAAGCGATCGAAGTTCGATTTTGTGAATCTGGAGATCTGATCTAA
- a CDS encoding ABC transporter permease — protein sequence MNELVLFELRENIRSKWMFVFAGFLAISAGALNYFGDESGGRLVVSQMNLVLFIVPLFSITFAGLTFNDSLPFAEVLLSKSLTRSQYFFGKYCGVSLSLFLSFLVGLGIPGIPLFFTQPKLAILFLELIFFGTVLILVFVSLGFLLASFFKKGELIVSGALLIWLYFFLLFDSFVFMLSIYLGDYPVEIPALLVILFNPVDLIRILIILQTKASVLLGFSGAFLIRSLGTSGVVLLSILFLTFWVLMPLSISYKRFLVRNF from the coding sequence ATGAATGAATTGGTCTTATTCGAGCTGAGGGAAAATATAAGAAGTAAATGGATGTTCGTTTTTGCGGGCTTTCTTGCAATTTCGGCTGGAGCGCTCAACTATTTCGGAGACGAGAGCGGAGGCAGATTGGTAGTAAGCCAAATGAACCTGGTTTTGTTCATCGTTCCTTTATTCTCAATCACGTTTGCCGGATTGACATTTAACGATTCGCTTCCTTTTGCGGAAGTTCTTCTTTCCAAATCATTGACTAGGTCCCAATATTTTTTTGGCAAATATTGCGGCGTAAGTTTATCTCTATTTTTAAGTTTTCTGGTTGGACTTGGAATTCCGGGAATACCTCTATTTTTTACTCAACCCAAACTCGCGATCCTGTTTCTTGAACTGATCTTTTTCGGAACAGTATTGATCTTAGTATTCGTTTCTTTGGGATTTTTATTGGCTTCTTTCTTTAAAAAAGGAGAATTGATAGTCTCCGGGGCCTTACTCATCTGGTTGTATTTCTTTTTACTTTTTGATTCATTCGTATTTATGTTGAGTATCTATCTGGGCGATTATCCGGTAGAAATACCTGCATTACTCGTCATTCTATTTAATCCGGTCGACCTGATAAGGATCTTGATCATTCTTCAGACAAAGGCTTCCGTTTTGCTTGGATTTTCGGGAGCGTTCCTTATCAGAAGTTTGGGTACTTCGGGTGTTGTGTTATTATCTATTTTATTTTTGACCTTTTGGGTCTTGATGCCTCTGAGCATTTCGTATAAAAGATTTTTAGTTCGAAATTTTTAA
- a CDS encoding nitrous oxide reductase accessory protein NosL: MFRNRSGFPVIILLSVVSISVFCSKREPILPEFGRELCAHCSMAIVDKRFHAQLLTEKGRRYYFDSIECSHSFEKSARYSSGSVWFADYENPDRMISEETAVIVRSSEIRSPMGEGLAAFYSMENAKDFLKTHKGSIWSRNNEKDH, translated from the coding sequence ATGTTTCGAAATAGATCCGGTTTTCCGGTTATCATCTTGCTGTCGGTAGTATCGATTTCGGTTTTCTGTTCAAAAAGAGAACCGATCCTACCTGAATTCGGAAGAGAGCTTTGTGCTCATTGTTCAATGGCAATCGTGGATAAACGTTTCCATGCACAGTTGTTAACCGAGAAAGGGAGACGATACTATTTCGATTCCATCGAATGTTCTCATTCTTTCGAAAAATCCGCAAGATATTCTTCCGGGTCCGTTTGGTTCGCAGATTATGAAAATCCGGATCGAATGATTTCCGAAGAAACAGCCGTGATTGTCCGTTCTTCGGAAATACGCTCCCCCATGGGAGAAGGTCTTGCGGCATTCTACTCTATGGAGAACGCAAAGGATTTTTTGAAGACTCACAAAGGCTCTATCTGGAGTCGAAATAATGAAAAAGATCATTGA
- a CDS encoding transporter, translating to MKYRIPIIILLIILSFQNIKSDEVNVPRPTEEVDPHAQHRKESKDQGHQHELRADTIAPAGLMFPHVHKKGSWVLDFRYMGMQMSGLLNGSKSMGTYETLWFPQFDPSVSMPAGSILTGGPSIPQTSLNGYRYMSVPKSMLMESYMTSAMYGISDDTMIMFMVPVVKNQMMMETSNFDSSAMKSGGVGDISFSGAHRVLKRNDHEFFLNFGISLPTGSIDERDWMPMMGNQKVPYNMQPGTGTINYLPGIAYSGKSDRFSWGLGANANLRSSKNQNQYRFGNIYELSSWIAYSIFSWTSVSIRVQAVYWDNIKGQDGSLDPKMDPQNDPNRQGGNRTDALVGMNFLLEEGIRFGFEAGKPFHQHLNGPQLAMQTMFNVFVRYDLN from the coding sequence ATGAAGTATCGCATTCCCATAATAATATTACTAATTATATTATCTTTTCAAAATATCAAATCGGACGAAGTAAACGTCCCTAGACCAACCGAAGAAGTAGATCCTCATGCGCAACACCGTAAGGAATCTAAAGACCAAGGTCATCAACATGAATTAAGAGCGGATACGATCGCTCCTGCAGGACTAATGTTCCCTCATGTGCATAAAAAAGGCTCTTGGGTTTTAGATTTTCGTTATATGGGAATGCAAATGTCAGGACTATTAAATGGAAGTAAATCCATGGGAACCTATGAAACTCTTTGGTTTCCACAATTCGATCCAAGTGTTTCCATGCCCGCAGGAAGCATACTTACAGGAGGACCGAGCATTCCTCAAACTTCCCTCAACGGTTATCGTTATATGTCGGTTCCTAAATCTATGCTAATGGAATCCTATATGACAAGCGCAATGTATGGGATTTCAGACGATACGATGATCATGTTCATGGTCCCGGTCGTAAAAAACCAAATGATGATGGAAACTAGTAACTTTGATTCATCAGCTATGAAATCGGGAGGAGTAGGAGATATTTCCTTTTCCGGAGCGCATCGTGTCCTAAAACGAAATGATCACGAATTCTTTCTGAATTTCGGGATCTCCCTTCCTACAGGCTCCATTGACGAGCGGGATTGGATGCCGATGATGGGAAACCAAAAGGTCCCTTATAATATGCAACCGGGAACGGGAACGATCAATTATTTACCGGGGATCGCTTATTCGGGAAAATCGGATCGATTCTCTTGGGGGTTAGGCGCGAACGCAAATCTTCGTAGTTCCAAAAATCAGAACCAATATCGTTTCGGGAATATATACGAACTCAGTTCTTGGATAGCCTATTCCATATTCTCTTGGACAAGCGTTTCGATCCGAGTGCAAGCGGTGTATTGGGATAATATCAAGGGGCAAGACGGCTCATTAGATCCGAAAATGGATCCTCAAAATGATCCGAATCGGCAAGGGGGAAATCGTACTGACGCGTTAGTCGGTATGAATTTTCTTTTGGAAGAAGGAATTAGATTCGGATTCGAAGCCGGAAAACCTTTTCACCAACATCTGAATGGACCCCAACTCGCTATGCAAACTATGTTTAACGTCTTTGTTCGTTATGATCTGAATTAA
- a CDS encoding M24 family metallopeptidase, with protein MPIERRRGLLSKLSSKISRYTSKSIHAPTQEEKEGFLKAQRLAYQCVTETEKEMQEGWTELQAVKRMETFLKDHGVKVFLHRPFAWFGEHARFDGYKRFTQFHPSKRRLQASESFILDVSPVVDGYIGDIGYSSSLLKNPELDNGMRYLLKLRSELPKLFSSSMSSSEIWHKIDQDSKRNGFDNVHSLYPFAVLGHRVYKVHLPNISFPILPVSFASWFSLQGSFEFLSHKVLPELLTPDHEGEKIGLWAIEPHLGRRKTGFKFEEILVVEKDKAYWLDEEVPHVKKYGKLSEAV; from the coding sequence ATGCCAATAGAAAGAAGAAGAGGACTTTTGTCCAAACTCTCCTCCAAAATTTCCAGATACACTTCCAAATCGATCCATGCTCCTACCCAAGAAGAGAAGGAAGGCTTTTTAAAAGCACAAAGATTGGCCTACCAATGTGTTACCGAGACTGAAAAGGAAATGCAAGAAGGCTGGACCGAGCTCCAAGCAGTTAAACGAATGGAAACATTCTTAAAAGATCATGGAGTTAAAGTATTCCTGCATCGTCCGTTTGCTTGGTTCGGAGAACATGCGAGATTTGACGGCTACAAAAGATTCACTCAGTTCCATCCAAGTAAGAGAAGATTGCAGGCATCCGAATCTTTCATATTAGATGTTTCTCCTGTAGTGGACGGATATATAGGAGACATAGGATATTCTTCTTCTCTATTAAAAAATCCGGAGTTGGATAATGGGATGAGATATCTATTAAAACTAAGATCGGAACTCCCAAAATTGTTTTCTTCTTCTATGAGTTCGTCCGAGATCTGGCATAAGATAGATCAGGATTCCAAACGGAATGGATTTGATAATGTTCATTCTTTATATCCATTCGCAGTCCTCGGACATAGAGTATATAAAGTCCATCTGCCTAATATTTCATTTCCAATATTGCCGGTTAGCTTTGCGAGTTGGTTTAGCCTGCAAGGATCTTTCGAGTTTCTGAGCCATAAGGTGCTTCCCGAACTTTTGACACCCGACCATGAAGGAGAGAAGATCGGCCTTTGGGCAATCGAGCCACATTTGGGAAGAAGAAAGACCGGTTTTAAGTTCGAAGAGATCTTAGTGGTGGAAAAAGATAAAGCCTATTGGTTGGACGAAGAAGTCCCACACGTAAAAAAATACGGAAAATTATCGGAAGCGGTATGA
- a CDS encoding LIC_11090 family protein: MKTITAWILTLIFFPRLLVPAEGSVFEKLFLGNSICHCNHNSSRETHPSEEDEFFRTKTEISKSSGSEKQDRPNCHSAPGSSIHKCACKKENGDRILSQIRIFSYYVIVPHIYIIPAPGSTFEIKDLYSGELSKAHAQKLKRPPKYFS; the protein is encoded by the coding sequence ATGAAAACGATTACAGCTTGGATTTTAACTCTGATCTTTTTTCCTCGCTTGCTTGTTCCTGCGGAAGGAAGCGTATTCGAAAAATTGTTTTTAGGAAATTCTATTTGTCATTGTAATCATAATTCGAGCCGAGAAACTCATCCAAGCGAGGAAGACGAGTTTTTCCGAACTAAAACGGAAATATCCAAATCTTCCGGCTCCGAAAAACAGGATCGCCCGAACTGTCACTCTGCTCCTGGATCTTCCATTCATAAATGCGCATGTAAAAAGGAGAATGGCGATCGGATTCTCTCACAGATCCGGATCTTCTCCTATTATGTAATCGTTCCTCATATCTATATTATCCCGGCCCCTGGATCGACTTTCGAGATCAAGGATCTATATTCCGGAGAATTATCCAAAGCGCACGCTCAAAAATTGAAACGCCCTCCTAAATACTTTTCTTAG
- a CDS encoding NnrS family protein, with amino-acid sequence MKSLLDFRSAIWSVAFRPFFLVSSFHAIFAVLVWILILFSIIPSPFLTGGIQIHSYEMVFGFGRGAIIGFLFTAGQNWTKKVLAKEGYLALLFGLWFLGRFGFLSSQYLSYIALTADLYCDLLVLFYLAPPLFSKGQEHNRVVVITYFLLFILHVLTAFSFLSILPEGWSLHFIHLSLFVILQFVILIGGRIMPFFSSAAIPGSNPKRFLKLESIIRYGGFLFLALETFAFWLPQIIPFAGLYCLAFGMLNYSRWLFWEPWKSRKVPILWILHFGYFWLCSGFLAYGLSHLGFFPTSSAFHIFTVGGIGVFVYGMITRVSLGHTGRPIKASKAIILGYILINLAVIARVFLPLMNKYREAYLFSSIFWISAFLIFAIKYSKVLISPRAFASS; translated from the coding sequence ATGAAATCACTTCTGGATTTTCGTTCTGCGATCTGGTCGGTTGCCTTTCGTCCATTTTTTTTAGTTAGTTCATTCCATGCGATATTTGCAGTCCTTGTGTGGATCTTAATCTTGTTTTCAATCATTCCCTCTCCTTTTTTAACCGGAGGAATTCAGATCCATTCGTATGAGATGGTTTTCGGTTTTGGAAGAGGGGCAATCATCGGATTCCTTTTTACCGCAGGTCAGAATTGGACAAAAAAAGTACTAGCTAAAGAAGGATATTTAGCACTTCTATTCGGGCTCTGGTTTCTAGGAAGATTCGGGTTCTTATCCAGTCAGTATCTTTCCTATATTGCGCTTACTGCAGATCTTTACTGCGATCTATTGGTCCTATTCTATCTCGCTCCTCCCCTATTTTCAAAAGGACAAGAACATAATCGTGTTGTAGTGATAACCTACTTTCTTCTTTTCATACTTCATGTACTGACTGCATTTTCATTTCTAAGTATTTTACCGGAAGGATGGAGTTTACATTTCATTCATCTTTCTCTTTTTGTAATTCTTCAATTTGTGATCCTGATAGGCGGAAGGATTATGCCTTTCTTCTCATCTGCCGCCATTCCCGGGTCGAATCCTAAAAGATTCCTGAAACTGGAAAGTATAATAAGATATGGAGGATTTCTGTTTTTAGCGTTAGAAACTTTTGCGTTCTGGCTTCCTCAGATTATTCCATTTGCGGGATTATATTGTCTTGCTTTCGGAATGTTAAACTACTCCCGTTGGCTCTTCTGGGAACCCTGGAAATCAAGAAAGGTGCCTATCCTTTGGATCTTACATTTCGGTTATTTTTGGTTGTGTTCCGGATTCTTAGCTTATGGGCTTTCGCATCTAGGTTTTTTTCCTACTTCTTCGGCTTTTCACATCTTCACCGTAGGAGGGATAGGTGTTTTCGTATATGGGATGATCACAAGAGTTTCTCTTGGCCATACAGGCAGACCGATTAAAGCTTCGAAAGCGATCATACTCGGATATATTCTGATCAACTTAGCGGTTATAGCCAGGGTATTCCTTCCTTTAATGAATAAATATCGAGAAGCCTATCTATTTTCCTCCATATTCTGGATAAGCGCATTCCTGATCTTTGCTATTAAATATTCTAAAGTACTAATAAGTCCGAGGGCTTTCGCGAGTTCTTGA
- the nosZ gene encoding Sec-dependent nitrous-oxide reductase encodes MILIGLGYGCKGGAATAALASDAAKRVYVAPGEKDEVYAFLSGGFSGQMSVYGIPSTRLFKIIPVFSVFPENGYGYDEETKNMLRTTHGYVPWDDSHHIEASMTDGKQDGRWLFLNANNTPRLARIDLRSFETKEIIEIPNSAGNHASPFATENTEYLMAATRFSVPIPQASVPIENFSKGDFKGTVSMVKVDPKSGRLSLELQILVPGFDYDLSHCGKGKSHDWCFFTSYNSEQAYKMIEVGASKNDKDYILAFNWVRAKQCLDQGKASNFGGEYYRNYLPDNQPAISEKLSGVKMLQPKDCPGVMYYMPTPKSPHGTDVDPTGEYIVGGGKLATVIPVHSFSKLMEVKDKPEHRTGMIMDIPILKYESTLAGEVKKPCLGPLHTEFDGKGYAYTSCFVSSEVVKWELGTWEVKQHLPAYYSVGHLSIVGGSSKEPYGKYLIALNKITKDRYLPVGMELPQSAQLYDISGGKAELLSDFPTVGEPHYSQMIPAKLLMDKAAKIYPLEENKHPYAIKNEKDARVVREGNTVRVYMTQIRSHFKPDTIEVRSGDTVFFHVTNLEQDFDIPHGFAVGGAPEMPNLLIMPGQTRTFKWKAPKPGIYPFYCTDFCSALHQEMQQYIRVLP; translated from the coding sequence ATGATCCTCATCGGTTTAGGGTACGGATGTAAGGGTGGGGCTGCAACTGCTGCGCTCGCTTCGGATGCGGCGAAACGTGTGTATGTAGCGCCGGGAGAGAAGGATGAAGTATACGCTTTCCTTTCCGGAGGATTCAGCGGTCAAATGTCGGTCTATGGAATTCCTTCCACTCGTTTATTCAAGATCATTCCGGTCTTCTCTGTCTTTCCTGAGAACGGTTATGGATATGATGAGGAAACTAAGAATATGCTTAGAACCACTCACGGATACGTCCCTTGGGACGATAGCCATCATATAGAAGCGTCCATGACTGACGGAAAGCAGGATGGTCGTTGGTTGTTTTTGAATGCAAACAACACTCCTAGACTTGCTCGGATCGATTTGAGATCTTTTGAAACGAAAGAGATCATTGAGATCCCGAATAGTGCCGGTAACCATGCTTCTCCTTTCGCAACCGAAAACACAGAGTATCTGATGGCGGCGACTAGATTCTCCGTTCCGATACCTCAAGCAAGTGTTCCGATCGAAAATTTCTCCAAAGGAGATTTTAAAGGAACAGTTTCAATGGTGAAGGTGGACCCTAAATCCGGAAGACTTTCTCTAGAACTACAGATACTTGTTCCAGGTTTCGATTATGATCTATCCCACTGCGGAAAAGGAAAATCTCACGACTGGTGCTTCTTCACTTCTTATAACTCCGAACAAGCTTATAAGATGATAGAAGTAGGAGCTTCCAAGAACGATAAGGACTATATCCTGGCATTCAACTGGGTCCGTGCAAAACAATGTCTGGACCAAGGAAAGGCGTCTAACTTTGGCGGAGAATATTATAGGAATTACCTACCGGATAACCAACCTGCGATTTCCGAAAAGTTGAGCGGAGTGAAGATGCTCCAACCTAAGGATTGCCCGGGAGTCATGTATTATATGCCAACTCCTAAGAGTCCTCACGGAACAGACGTGGATCCTACAGGAGAATATATCGTAGGTGGGGGAAAACTCGCCACAGTCATCCCGGTGCACTCTTTCTCCAAACTTATGGAAGTGAAGGATAAACCTGAACATAGAACCGGAATGATCATGGATATTCCGATCTTAAAATACGAATCCACTCTTGCGGGAGAAGTTAAAAAGCCTTGTTTAGGTCCTTTGCATACAGAGTTTGATGGAAAGGGATACGCTTATACTTCTTGTTTCGTAAGTTCGGAAGTTGTTAAATGGGAATTGGGGACTTGGGAAGTGAAACAACATCTTCCTGCTTACTATAGTGTTGGTCACCTTTCTATCGTTGGAGGAAGTTCCAAAGAACCGTACGGAAAATATCTGATCGCATTGAATAAGATCACTAAGGATAGATATCTTCCCGTAGGAATGGAGTTACCTCAGAGTGCTCAGCTCTACGATATTTCCGGAGGTAAAGCGGAACTACTATCCGACTTCCCTACGGTTGGTGAACCTCACTATTCCCAAATGATCCCTGCAAAACTTCTTATGGATAAGGCTGCGAAAATCTATCCATTAGAAGAAAATAAACATCCTTATGCGATCAAGAACGAGAAGGATGCGAGAGTCGTTCGGGAAGGAAATACTGTCCGTGTTTATATGACACAGATACGTTCTCACTTTAAACCGGACACCATCGAAGTAAGAAGCGGAGATACCGTTTTCTTCCATGTGACTAACTTGGAACAAGACTTCGATATTCCGCACGGTTTTGCGGTGGGTGGGGCGCCTGAAATGCCTAACCTTCTGATCATGCCGGGACAGACTCGGACTTTCAAATGGAAAGCGCCTAAGCCTGGAATATATCCTTTCTACTGCACCGATTTCTGTTCGGCTCTTCACCAAGAAATGCAGCAGTACATAAGGGTACTTCCTTAA
- a CDS encoding ABC transporter ATP-binding protein: MMQVKDLTVQYGKSIAVKGVSFDAEEGNILSLIGPNGSGKSSVLKSIVGLVNPVQGRIEFKGGGEGNTNSKIGYMPQAPLFPKNVKVAELVDFLKRLESSDPKEFRELFDLLGLKDYENVKFGSLSGGTKQKVNILQCFSIRKPVYIVDEPTASLDPYISNLLKEILLRKKKEGALLVFSTHILSEVEEIADRFLLMSEGSLLIDDSPENFVRNKDKGNLQNSLMEFWNKEYSEKL, from the coding sequence ATGATGCAGGTAAAGGATTTAACCGTTCAATATGGAAAATCGATCGCAGTTAAAGGTGTTTCCTTCGATGCGGAAGAGGGGAATATTCTATCTTTGATAGGCCCTAACGGTTCCGGAAAAAGTTCCGTATTAAAAAGTATAGTCGGTTTAGTAAACCCAGTCCAGGGAAGGATAGAGTTTAAGGGAGGAGGGGAAGGTAATACTAACTCCAAGATCGGATATATGCCTCAAGCTCCTCTTTTTCCTAAAAATGTAAAGGTCGCAGAATTGGTGGATTTTTTGAAACGTTTGGAATCCTCCGACCCGAAAGAATTCCGTGAATTGTTCGATCTGTTAGGTCTAAAGGATTATGAAAATGTAAAGTTCGGGTCCTTATCCGGAGGCACAAAACAAAAGGTCAATATTCTACAATGTTTTTCCATTCGAAAGCCTGTATACATCGTTGATGAGCCTACCGCTAGTTTGGATCCCTATATCTCTAATCTTTTAAAGGAAATTTTACTGCGAAAAAAGAAAGAAGGAGCATTGCTCGTTTTCTCCACTCATATCTTAAGTGAAGTAGAGGAGATTGCAGATCGTTTTTTGCTAATGTCAGAAGGTTCCCTATTGATCGACGATTCCCCCGAAAACTTCGTGAGAAATAAGGATAAAGGTAATCTTCAGAACAGTTTGATGGAATTTTGGAATAAGGAATATTCGGAAAAATTATGA
- a CDS encoding nitrous oxide reductase family maturation protein NosD: MKKIIDLNSGTSKTNFRYSRFIAMLAFFFFYITSSEIFSKELEVCKEKCKFRSIQAAIDSANPGDTIRIRKGIYQEGMISISKPLILEGTAGVVLDGKKEKHVLDIRSNNVVIRRLDIVGSGVSDTSEYAGVHAEKIKSCVIENNTFEDNAYAMYLAEVEDCIVRGNISSGNAINEVSGGNGIHLWSSKAIRIEGNELKKHRDGIYLEFSSNLKIEENFSHDNIRYGMHFMFSSDNDFRGNRFENNSAGVAVMYSKNILIENNRFENNWGDSSYGLLLKEISESILTKNSFVHNTVAIFADGCNRNYFTHNDLKDNGWGVRILGNSESNQFVQNEFKENVFDISTNTKHSTNTFKENYWDSYDGYDLDLDKFGDISHKPVHFFGYWVVVYPFLMVLYNSPVVNFLQAIENAFPIVTPIDLEDPKPKMRSHV, encoded by the coding sequence ATGAAAAAGATCATTGATTTGAACAGTGGAACTTCTAAGACCAATTTCCGATATTCGCGATTTATTGCGATGTTAGCCTTCTTCTTTTTTTATATAACCTCCTCTGAGATTTTTTCCAAAGAACTAGAAGTATGTAAAGAAAAGTGTAAATTCCGTTCGATCCAAGCCGCGATCGATTCCGCAAATCCAGGAGATACAATCCGGATACGAAAAGGGATATACCAAGAAGGTATGATCTCTATCTCAAAACCTCTAATTTTGGAAGGTACTGCAGGGGTTGTTCTAGACGGTAAAAAAGAAAAACATGTATTGGATATTCGATCAAACAATGTGGTAATCCGTCGACTTGACATTGTAGGCAGCGGAGTTTCGGATACTTCCGAGTATGCAGGAGTACATGCCGAAAAAATAAAATCATGTGTAATAGAAAATAATACTTTCGAGGACAACGCTTACGCGATGTATCTGGCGGAAGTAGAGGATTGTATCGTCAGAGGAAATATATCATCAGGGAATGCGATAAACGAAGTTTCCGGCGGGAATGGGATCCATCTTTGGTCTTCAAAAGCGATCAGGATAGAAGGAAACGAATTAAAAAAACATAGAGACGGGATCTATCTGGAATTTTCGAGTAATCTGAAGATAGAGGAAAATTTCTCCCACGATAATATCCGCTATGGAATGCATTTTATGTTTTCTTCGGATAATGATTTTAGAGGAAATAGATTCGAAAACAACTCGGCCGGAGTTGCAGTGATGTACAGTAAGAACATACTCATTGAAAATAACCGTTTCGAGAATAATTGGGGAGATAGTTCATACGGACTTTTGCTGAAAGAGATCTCCGAAAGTATCCTGACAAAAAACTCATTCGTACATAATACCGTTGCGATCTTCGCGGACGGATGCAATCGTAATTATTTTACTCACAATGACCTAAAAGATAACGGCTGGGGAGTGCGAATATTGGGTAATAGCGAATCCAATCAATTCGTGCAGAATGAATTTAAGGAGAACGTATTCGATATCAGTACGAATACAAAACATAGCACGAATACTTTTAAAGAGAATTATTGGGATAGTTACGATGGTTACGACCTAGATCTGGATAAGTTCGGTGATATTTCTCATAAGCCCGTTCATTTTTTCGGGTATTGGGTAGTAGTTTATCCTTTTCTAATGGTACTATATAATTCTCCGGTCGTGAACTTTTTACAAGCGATAGAAAATGCCTTTCCGATCGTTACTCCGATAGATCTGGAAGACCCAAAGCCTAAGATGAGGAGCCATGTATGA